A single Hemitrygon akajei chromosome 29, sHemAka1.3, whole genome shotgun sequence DNA region contains:
- the LOC140718244 gene encoding claudin-16-like, translating to MIFMLQLMSFSLAFVSTFFLIVATWTDCWMVNADDSLEVSQKCRGLWWECVTNSMDGIRTCDQYDSILAEHPLKIVLTRALMITADILASFALIILVLGLDCVKILRDEPQIKLRICYMAGFIFGIGGVPGMIGSVWYAVDVYVERATLVLQHVFLGIQYEFGWSCWLGMAGSTGCFLASIMLTCCLYLFRDARTARYNLSFYQYGRTATGKMYAMDSRV from the exons ATGATTTTTATGCTGCAACTTATGTCCTTCAGTCTGGCCTTTGTGTCAACATTTTTCTTGATAGTGGCGACTTGGACGGATTGTTGGATGGTGAATGCAGACGATAGTTTGGAG GTCAGCCAAAAATGCAGGGGTTTGTGGTGGGAGTGTGTCACAAATTCCATGGATGGGATCAGGACGTGTGATCAATATGACTCCATATTAGCAGAACACCCAC TGAAGATAGTGTTGACTCGAGCACTCATGATTACGGCGGACATTCTGGCCAGCTTTGCACTCATTATATTAGTTTTGGGATTGGACTGTGTGAAGATACTAAGAGATGAACCTCAGATTAAATTACGGATCTGCTACATGGCAGGTTTCATTTTTGGAATTGGAG GTGTCCCGGGTATGATTGGATCTGTATGGTACGCCGTGGACGTGTACGTGGAGCGAGCTACTCTGGTTCTGCAGCACGTATTTTTGGGAATTCAGTATGAATTCGGGTGGTCCTGCTGGCTGGGGATGGCCGGATCAACGGGCTGTTTCCTAGCCTCCATCATGTTAACCTGCTGCCTTTACCTCTTCAGAG ATGCTAGAACTGCCCGATACAACCTGTCCTTCTATCAGTATGGAAGAACAGCCACTGGCAAAATGTATGCCATGGATTCGCGAGTCTAG